One window of the Klebsiella oxytoca genome contains the following:
- the rsxC gene encoding electron transport complex subunit RsxC, with translation MFKLFSAFRKDKVWDFNGGIHPPEMKTQSNGTPLRQVSLPQRFVIPLKQHIGAEGELCVKPGDRVLRGQPLTRGWGRMLPVHAPTSGIVTAIAPHSTAHPSALAEMSVIIDADGEDRWIERDGWSDYHNKSREELIERIHQFGVAGLGGAGFPTGSKLRGGGDKIETLIINAAECEPYITADDRLMQDCAAQIVEGIRILAHILQPEQVLIGIEDNKPQAISMLRAVLAGTHGISLRVIPTKYPSGGAKQLTQILTGKQVPHDGRSSDIGVLMQNVGTAYAVKRAVIDGEPLTERVVTLTGEAVARPGNVWARLGTPVNHLLKDAGFCPGAEPMVIMGGPLMGFTLPWLDVPVVKITNCLLAPSASEMGEPEEEKGCIRCSACADACPADLLPQQLYWFSKGQQHDKATSHNLADCIECGACAWVCPSNIPLVQYFRQEKAEIYAIAQEEKRAAEAKVRFEARQARLERDKAARLERHKQAAVQPAAKDQDAINAALARVREKQREAAQPIIVLAGAKPDNSEAIAAREARKAEARARKAEQTAENNAAGQPAEISADPRKAAVEAAIARAKARKAEQQSAPAETVAAEQPAAVDPRKAAVEAAIGRAKARKAEQQSAPAEAAAAEQPAAVDPRKAAVEAAIARAKARKAEQQSAPAEAAAAEQPAAVDPRKAAVEAAIARAKARKTQQQPTVPPSAANDDARKAAVAEAIARVQARKASRQAVNED, from the coding sequence ATGTTTAAGTTATTTTCCGCTTTTCGCAAAGACAAAGTCTGGGACTTCAACGGCGGTATTCATCCGCCAGAAATGAAAACCCAGTCCAACGGTACCCCGCTGCGCCAGGTTTCACTGCCGCAGCGTTTTGTCATCCCGCTAAAACAGCATATCGGCGCTGAAGGTGAACTCTGCGTTAAGCCGGGCGATCGCGTTCTGCGCGGCCAGCCGCTGACCCGCGGCTGGGGCAGAATGCTGCCAGTGCACGCGCCAACCTCCGGCATCGTGACGGCCATCGCCCCCCATTCCACCGCACATCCATCCGCGCTGGCGGAAATGAGCGTCATTATTGATGCCGATGGTGAAGATCGCTGGATAGAACGCGATGGCTGGAGCGATTACCACAACAAATCACGCGAAGAGCTGATCGAACGTATCCACCAGTTCGGCGTGGCCGGACTGGGCGGCGCGGGTTTCCCGACCGGAAGCAAACTGCGCGGCGGCGGGGATAAAATCGAAACATTGATTATCAACGCGGCAGAGTGCGAACCCTATATCACCGCCGATGACCGGCTGATGCAGGATTGCGCGGCGCAAATTGTGGAAGGTATTCGTATCCTTGCCCACATTCTGCAGCCTGAACAGGTACTGATCGGCATCGAGGATAATAAACCGCAGGCAATTTCAATGCTGCGTGCGGTATTAGCCGGTACGCACGGTATTTCGCTGCGCGTAATCCCCACGAAATATCCCTCCGGCGGCGCGAAACAGTTAACGCAAATCCTCACCGGCAAGCAGGTGCCTCACGATGGCCGCTCATCGGATATCGGCGTCTTAATGCAAAACGTGGGTACTGCCTATGCGGTAAAACGCGCGGTAATTGACGGTGAGCCGCTGACGGAGCGCGTCGTAACCCTGACTGGCGAAGCGGTCGCGCGTCCGGGTAACGTCTGGGCCCGGCTCGGTACGCCGGTAAACCATCTGCTGAAGGATGCCGGTTTCTGCCCCGGCGCAGAGCCGATGGTGATTATGGGCGGCCCGCTGATGGGCTTCACCCTGCCATGGCTTGATGTGCCGGTAGTCAAAATCACTAACTGCCTGCTGGCACCATCGGCGAGCGAAATGGGCGAGCCTGAAGAAGAAAAAGGTTGTATCCGCTGTAGCGCCTGCGCCGACGCCTGCCCGGCCGATCTCCTGCCGCAGCAGCTTTATTGGTTCAGCAAAGGACAGCAGCACGACAAAGCTACCAGCCATAACCTCGCCGATTGTATAGAGTGCGGAGCCTGCGCCTGGGTCTGCCCAAGCAATATCCCGCTGGTGCAGTACTTCCGCCAGGAGAAAGCCGAGATTTACGCTATTGCGCAAGAAGAGAAACGCGCCGCGGAAGCTAAAGTTCGCTTTGAGGCGCGTCAGGCTCGACTGGAGCGCGATAAAGCCGCTCGTCTGGAACGCCATAAGCAGGCTGCGGTACAGCCAGCGGCGAAAGATCAGGACGCTATTAACGCCGCGCTTGCCCGGGTACGTGAGAAACAGCGTGAGGCCGCGCAGCCAATTATCGTGCTCGCAGGCGCAAAACCTGACAACAGTGAGGCTATCGCCGCTCGTGAGGCGCGTAAAGCCGAGGCGCGAGCGCGTAAGGCGGAGCAAACAGCGGAAAACAACGCCGCCGGACAACCAGCTGAAATTAGCGCAGACCCGCGCAAAGCCGCCGTGGAGGCCGCGATCGCCCGGGCGAAAGCGCGTAAAGCCGAACAGCAGAGCGCCCCGGCTGAAACTGTCGCCGCAGAACAGCCCGCAGCCGTTGACCCGCGCAAAGCCGCCGTCGAAGCCGCGATTGGCCGGGCGAAAGCGCGCAAAGCCGAACAGCAGAGCGCCCCGGCTGAAGCTGCCGCCGCAGAGCAGCCCGCAGCCGTTGACCCGCGCAAAGCCGCCGTCGAAGCCGCGATCGCCCGAGCAAAAGCGCGTAAAGCCGAACAGCAGAGCGCCCCGGCTGAAGCTGCCGCCGCAGAGCAGCCCGCAGCCGTTGACCCGCGCAAAGCCGCCGTCGAAGCGGCG
- the rsxA gene encoding electron transport complex subunit RsxA translates to MADYLLLFVGTVLVNNFVLVKFLGLCPFMGVSKKLEAAMGMGLATTFVMTLASICAWLIDTWILIPLDLVYLRTLAFILVIAVVVQFTEMVVRKTSPALYRLLGIFLPLITTNCAVLGVALLNINLGHNFLQSALYGFAAAVGFSLVMVLFASIRERLVVADVPAPFRGNAIALVTAGLMSLAFMGFSGLVKL, encoded by the coding sequence ATGGCTGATTATTTACTGCTCTTTGTTGGCACCGTTCTTGTTAACAACTTCGTGCTGGTGAAGTTTCTTGGACTGTGCCCGTTTATGGGGGTTTCCAAAAAGCTGGAAGCCGCAATGGGGATGGGGCTCGCGACCACTTTTGTGATGACGCTAGCCTCTATCTGCGCCTGGCTGATTGATACCTGGATCCTCATCCCGCTGGACCTCGTCTATTTACGTACGCTGGCCTTTATCCTGGTCATCGCCGTAGTGGTGCAATTTACCGAAATGGTGGTGCGTAAAACCAGCCCGGCGCTGTATCGCCTGCTGGGTATCTTTCTGCCGCTGATTACCACCAACTGCGCGGTGCTGGGCGTAGCGCTGTTGAACATAAACCTCGGGCACAATTTCCTGCAATCCGCCCTGTACGGTTTTGCCGCCGCGGTCGGTTTTTCGTTAGTGATGGTGCTTTTCGCCTCCATTCGTGAGCGTCTGGTCGTAGCGGATGTTCCGGCGCCGTTTCGCGGGAACGCTATTGCGCTGGTCACCGCAGGTTTAATGTCTCTTGCCTTCATGGGCTTTAGTGGTTTGGTGAAGTTGTAA
- a CDS encoding DUF2569 domain-containing protein produces MSSDSVERIGGWLLAPLAWLLVALLSASLSLLFFADALMSSQTYTLLSNMSAGHLALWIASLAFAVAMWYYTLWLTIAFFKRRKGVPKHYIIWLLITLLLAVKAFAFSPISDALALRQLLFPLLAAALFAPYFRRSERVKRTFVNP; encoded by the coding sequence ATGTCCTCTGACTCTGTGGAACGTATTGGCGGATGGCTTCTGGCGCCGCTGGCATGGCTCCTCGTAGCCCTGCTTAGCGCCTCATTGTCGCTACTGTTTTTTGCTGATGCCCTGATGTCTTCGCAGACCTATACATTGCTGAGCAATATGAGTGCCGGTCATCTCGCCCTGTGGATTGCTTCTCTGGCCTTCGCCGTCGCCATGTGGTACTACACGCTATGGTTGACTATCGCCTTTTTTAAGCGGCGCAAAGGCGTACCAAAACACTACATTATCTGGCTGCTGATTACGCTTCTGCTGGCGGTAAAAGCTTTTGCCTTTTCCCCCATTTCAGACGCGCTGGCGCTGCGCCAGCTTCTGTTCCCACTTCTCGCAGCAGCCCTGTTTGCGCCCTACTTCAGGCGTTCTGAGCGGGTAAAACGGACCTTTGTGAATCCGTAA
- the rsxB gene encoding electron transport complex subunit RsxB, whose amino-acid sequence MNAVWIAVVAISLLGLIFGLILGYASRRFEVEDDPVVEKIDALLPQSQCGQCGYPGCRPYAEAVGIQGEKINCCAPGGEAVMLKIAELLNVDPQPVDGDPQEAEPVRMLAIIDEANCIGCTKCIQACPVDAIVGATRAMHTVISDLCTGCNLCVAPCPTQCIELRPVATTTATWKWDLQTIPVRIIPVEQHV is encoded by the coding sequence ATGAACGCTGTCTGGATAGCCGTAGTCGCCATTAGCCTGTTGGGGCTGATATTCGGCTTAATTCTGGGGTATGCCTCCCGCCGTTTTGAGGTGGAAGACGACCCGGTGGTGGAAAAAATTGATGCCCTGCTTCCCCAAAGCCAGTGCGGCCAGTGCGGCTATCCTGGCTGCCGTCCGTACGCGGAAGCGGTAGGAATCCAGGGAGAGAAAATCAACTGCTGCGCCCCCGGCGGTGAGGCAGTAATGCTTAAAATCGCCGAGCTGTTAAACGTCGATCCCCAGCCGGTAGATGGCGATCCGCAAGAGGCGGAGCCGGTGCGGATGCTGGCAATAATCGATGAAGCGAACTGCATTGGCTGCACCAAGTGCATTCAGGCCTGTCCGGTCGACGCCATCGTAGGGGCAACCCGTGCGATGCACACGGTCATAAGCGATCTGTGTACCGGCTGTAATCTTTGCGTCGCGCCTTGCCCGACGCAATGTATTGAGCTACGCCCGGTGGCGACAACGACAGCAACCTGGAAGTGGGATCTTCAAACCATCCCGGTACGCATTATTCCCGTGGAACAACATGTTTAA